The proteins below are encoded in one region of Syntrophotalea carbinolica DSM 2380:
- a CDS encoding PaaI family thioesterase — protein MATILVDGDTLRKTCEQQFLMDGWIALAPFEELLGISIVEACDGRSVLTMPFTVKLSQGGGFLHGGALTTLADTAAAMAVKTRLAESVAFVTRDLNIRFLAPVREGQVTATAVLKQIHERRFEVNVDLEDDHGVKVAAFSADFRLLREQPVANP, from the coding sequence CTGGTGGATGGCGATACGTTACGAAAAACCTGTGAACAGCAGTTTCTTATGGATGGCTGGATTGCCCTGGCACCATTTGAAGAACTGTTGGGTATTTCCATTGTGGAGGCATGTGACGGGCGTTCTGTCTTGACCATGCCTTTTACGGTAAAACTATCTCAAGGCGGCGGTTTTCTGCATGGTGGCGCTTTGACCACGCTTGCCGATACTGCTGCGGCTATGGCCGTTAAAACCAGACTGGCTGAATCGGTGGCTTTTGTCACCCGGGATCTGAACATCCGTTTTCTTGCGCCGGTACGCGAAGGTCAGGTAACCGCCACAGCTGTGCTGAAGCAGATCCATGAACGTCGTTTCGAGGTGAATGTCGATCTCGAGGACGATCACGGTGTCAAGGTGGCGGCCTTTTCGGCGGATTTTCGGTTGTTGCGTGAACAACCGGTCGCAAATCCCTGA